A stretch of Physeter macrocephalus isolate SW-GA chromosome 6, ASM283717v5, whole genome shotgun sequence DNA encodes these proteins:
- the CLEC4E gene encoding C-type lectin domain family 4 member E: MDSSKSSASQSTERGCLFSQVFLWTVAGLCILLLSACFITRCIVTYHTLQLCDEKKFQPPEDFMDFSCYNDGLGSVKNCCPLNWVHFQSSCYLFSTNTMTWTASLKNCSSMGAHLVVINTEEEQEFLYSMKPKKKEFYIGLTDQVTESQWQWVDGTPFTKSLSFWDIGEPNNIATVEDCATIRDSSNPRQNWNDMPCFFNMFRICEMPERKVEQR; encoded by the exons atggattCATCCAAGTCATCTGCATCACAAAGCACAG AAAGAGGATGCCTCTTTTCCCAAGTGTTCTTATGGACCGTTGCTGGGCTCTGCATCCTGCTACTGAGTGCCTGTTTTATCACCAGATGTATTG TGACATATCACACCCTTCAGCTCTGTGATGAGAAAAAGTTCCAGCCACCTGAGGATTTCATGGATTTCTCCTGCTATAATGATGGATTAG GTTCAGTCAAGAATTGCTGTCCATTGAATTGGGTACATTTTCAATCCAGctgctatttattttctactaACACCATGACCTGGACAGCAAGCTTAAAAAACTGCTCGAGCATGGGAGCTCATCTGGTGGTTATCAACACAGAGGAGGAGCAG GAATTCCTTTACAGTATGAAACCTAAAAAGAAAGAGTTTTATATTGGACTGACGGACCAGGTGACTGAGAGTCAGTGGCAATGGGTAGATGGTACACCTTTCACAAAGTCTCTGAG CTTCTGGGATATAGGAGAGCCCAACAACATAGCTACAGTGGAGGACTGCGCCACCATAAGAGACTCTTCAAATCCAAGGCAAAACTGGAATGATATGCCCTGTTTCTTCAATATGTTTCGGATTTGTGAAATGCCAGAAAGAAAAGTTGAACAGAGATAA
- the CLEC4D gene encoding C-type lectin domain family 4 member D yields the protein MGQEEPQNKWVTWNCCLVGWRAFQSNCYFPFNDNKTWAQSESHCMGLGAHLATISTEAEQNVITQFLDRRFSYFLGLTDENLEGQWHWVDRTPFNPQMVFWHEGEPNNYQKEKCVVFVNDKDKWAWNDFPCDFKTSRICKIPGTALNKKPRKGSLL from the exons ATGGGGCAAGAAGAACCACAAAATAAAT GGGTCACCTGGAATTGCTGTCTTGTGGGCTGGAGAGCCTTCCAGTCCAAttgctattttccttttaatgacaACAAGACGTGGGCTCAGAGTGAAAGCCACTGTATGGGGTTGGGGGCTCATCTGGCCACCATCAGCACAGAAGCTGAGCAG AATGTTATCACTCAATTTTTGGATAGACGATTTTCATATTTCCTGGGACTTACAGATGAGAACCTTGAAGGCCAGTGGCATTGGGTGGACAGGACACCATTTAACCCACAGATGGT attCTGGCACGAGGGTGAACCCAACAACTACCAGAAAGAAAAGTGTGTTGTCTTTGTTAATGACAAAGACAAATGGGCCTGGAATGATTTTCCTTGTGACTTTAAGACAAGTAGGATTTGTAAGATACCTGGAACAGCACTCAACAAGAAGCCTAGGAAGGGGTCCCTGTTATGA